A segment of the Desulfofundulus kuznetsovii DSM 6115 genome:
ACAGCAGGCCAGGCCGAAGCCCAGCGGCCACAGGGAATGGGCCCGGGCAATATTCAGGAGCTTTTCCAAAGGTGCGATATGAACCAATCGCTTGACCTCACCGACAACTGCCGGGTCCTTCGTCAGTTTTTCCACCGGGTGGTTATCCTTGGTCACTTCCATTCTAACGCTCCTTCCTTCCAGGCATACCAGAGGCCCACAATTAAAATGAAGAGGAAGATAATCATTTCAATAAAAGCAAACAACCCCAGGCTCTGGAACTTGACGGCCCATGGATACAGGTAAATTGTTTCCACGTCGAAAATGACAAAAAGCAAAGCGTAGAGGAAATAGCTGGTCTTGAACTGCACCCAGGTGGGGCCGATGGTGTCCACGCCGCACTCATAGGGCTCATATTTCTGCCCCTGGTAACGACGCGGGTGAATCAAATAACTGGTTACTATAGCTCCGCCACCAACAAGCAACCCACCGATGAGAAATAACAGTACCCCCGTCCATTCCGAAAGCACCCTTATCTCCCCCCTTTCCCAAGTAAATTCACTCCACATCAAACCGGGCTGTTTCAGGGCCCGGTAAAAAATGACTTGTGAATTCTGTAACTCCCCGGCGCAGGGATTTTATCCGCCTGCAAAAACTACCGCACTCCACGGAAGCCGGCCCGGTGCAGAGGGCACGGCCCCCAGCGGGCCAGAGCCTGCCGGTGGGCGGAAGTGGGATAACCCTTGTGGCGGTCAAAGCCGTATTGCGGGTAGAGATGGTGGCAAACCTGCATGAGCTGGTCCCTGGTAACCTTGGCCAGAATAGATGCCGCGGCAATAGAAGCACTGGAGGCGTCTCCCCCCACCAGGGCTCGCTGGGGCAAAGATAAATTCAGAGGAAAGCGGCCATCTACGAGCAAGAACTGCGGCACCACCGATAAACCCTGTACTGCCCGGCGCATGGCCAAAAGGGAGGCAAAATGAATGTTTAAAAGCTCTATCTCGTTAACGGTAGAGATACCGATGGCCCAATCCAAAGCCACCTGTTTAATCCGGTGAGCCAGGTCCTCCCTCCGCTCGGGGGAAATCTTCTTGGAGTCGTTTAACCCGGGGAGGAACACCCGGCCAGGTAAAATCACGGCCGCCGCCACCACCGGGCCGGCCAGGGGACCCCGCCCGGCTTCGTCCACCCCGGCCACCAGGGAATAACCCTGGTACAAAAGCTCTTCTTCGTAACGGTACCAGTTCTCCAGGCTATCCAAAGAAAGTCAGGCCTTTCTTTAGCTTTAACTATATTACTTCAGACCACATAATATACTTAAGTAAATTTTTCGCGGTTTAGACACAAATCCCTCCCCGGGGGAAAGATTTTTTACTCCCTTTTTTTCATTATTCAGGCGGGACATCCAGTGTAAACCGCCCCAGGCGGCCTTCCCGAAATTCCTTTAACAGGTGAACGGCGGCCCGGTAGCTGTCCACGACACCTCCCGGTCCCACCAGCCCCCTTCTGGCACCAATCAGTTCCACCACCCGGTGACCCTGAGCCGGAAGCTCTTCCAAACGGTAACGCTCCTTTAAAGAAGCGGGAAATGATTGCAACAGCCACTCCGCCAGCCAGGCGGCAACCTCCTCTACATCAAAAACCTCTTCTTTAATCGCACCGGTGGCGGCCAATTTCAAGCCTACCCGGGGATCATCAAATTTAGGCCAGAGCACCCCGGGGGTATCCAGCAGTTCCACCTCCCTGGCGAGACGGACCCATTGCTGCCCCCTGGTAACGCCGGGGCGGTTGCCCGTGCGGGTAACCCGGGAACCTGCCAGGGCGTTAATAAAAAAGGATTTGCCCACATTGGGTATACCCACCACCATACAGCGGGGATTGGGAGGGCGCCTGCCGCGGGCGGCCAGGGAAGCCATCTTATCTTCCACCAGGCGTCTTACCAGCATGGGAACTTCCGCCACGCCTTTCCGGCGGGTAGAGTCTACCGCCAGGGCCGGCAGGCCACGGCCACGAAACCAGTCCAGCCAGAGGCGGGTAAGATGCGGGTCGGCCAGATCCTCCTTATTCAGCACCACCAGGTGGGGTTTCCCGCCCACGATTTTACCGATGAGCGGGTTGCGGCTGCTGGCCGGAATCCGGGCATCCAACAGTTCAATGACCACATCCACCAGTTTCAGGTTTTCCTGAACCAGCCGCCTTGCCCTGGCCATATGGCCGGGGTACCACTGAATGGACATATTTGATCACCTTTTAATGCAGCAACCCGATGCGTTCAAGGGGCCAGTAGACCAGGATGGCCTTTCCAACGATGTTCTGCCGGGGAAGGGGACCCCAGACCCGGCTGTCATCGCTGTTGTTGCGGTTGTCGCCCAGCATTAAATAATAGCCGGGAGGAACCTGCACGGGACCGAAATCGGCAAAATGGATGTCCTGGGGTAAATAATCTTCGGTCACCAGGCGCCCGTTAATATAAAGGCGGTTGTTACGCAGGGCCACCGTTTCTCCGGGCAAACCAATGAGCCGTTTTACGAAATCCCGGCTGGGATCCAAAGGGTACTTGAAGACCACAATATCACCGCGCCGGGGTTCGCCAAAACGGTAGGCAAGCTTGCTGACAATGATGCGGTCTCCTATTTGCAGGGTCGGCTCCATGGAACCCGACGGGATATAAAAGGGAGCTAAAATAAAAAGCCTGATTACGGCAGCCAGAAGAACAGCTACAACTACCGACTCGAGAATTTCCCCGAAAGTAGATTTTTTGCCTTCCGGTTGCCGGGCTGTTTCGGCCAGGTTCGTCTCGCGTTCCACTTCCTCCATTGATCGCTTCCCTCCCATCAGGCGTAAAAGCCAAAAAGGGACTGTCGCGGCAGTCCCCTGGGTGAAAACAACTATCTTCTGTCCCGAATGCGGGCGGCCTTACCCCGCAGCTGACGCAGGTAATAAAGCCTGGCCCGGCGCACATGGCCCCGCCGTACCACCTCGATGCGTTCAATCCTCGGAGAATGCAGGGGAAAAGTCCTTTCCACTCCCACACCGTAGGAAACCCGGCGTACGGTAAAGGTTTCGCTCAGGCCGCCGCCACGGCGACGGATAACTACCCCTTCAAATACCTGAATCCGTTCCCGGTTTCCTTCCACCACCTTCACATGCACCCTTACGGTGTCCCCGGGACGGAAATCGGGAATATCCGTTTTCATTTGCTCCTGTTCCAGGGATTGAATCAGGTTCATTTAACGCCCCCCTTTCCTGCTGGACGACGGTCATATGATAAGTCCAACACCGGACCGTCCGTAAATCAACAGAATAAATTATAGCACAGCGATTACCAGCAAAGCAAGGCTTACTGGAATACCCGCCTGCCGTTTTGCACACGCTCGCTCCGATGAGCCTCGCAGGCCAAACTAGCGCTCGACCTCGGGCTCCGGCGGGGTTCCCGGCCCATTCGGCATCCATGCCTCAGGGGCCGGCCTCGGGCATCCGTGCCCTCGGCCCCGCCTCCGCCCTCGTTCTCGCCAAGTTTGGCATCTGCTCGGCTCAAGGTCGCTCGCTTCGTGCAAAACGGCGGTCATTTGTAACGTTGAATGCGTTATGTACGCCTACACAAATTTCACGGTCCTAAATCAGGCTTTTTATTTCTTCCAGAACCGAGGCCAGGATTTTCCTGTCTTCCCCGGTCAGGGAGGCCCTGGCCAGCAGGTCGGGACGGCTGGCCAGGGTGCGCAGCAAAGACTGGCGCCGCCGCCAGAGGCGGATTTTTTCGTGATGACCGCTTAAAAGCACTTCCGGTACTCTGTAGCCCCGGTATTCCCTGGGCCTGGTGTAGTGGGGATATTCCAGCAGGCCGTCAGCAAAGGACTCTTCCTGTGCCGAGGCTCTTTCCCCGAGCACCCCGGGAATCAGGCGGCATACGGCATCCACCACCACCATGGCCGGCAGTTCCCCGCCGGTGAGCACATAATCGCCAATGGAAATCTCGTCCGTGACCAGGTGTTCCGCCACCCGCTCGTCAATGCCCTCGTAATGACCACAGATGAGGACCAGGTGTTTCTCCCGGGCCAGTTCCGCCGCCACCTCCTGGTTGAAGGGGCGGCCGGCCGGACACAGCAAAATGACCCTGCCGGGTTCTCCCCGCCGGGCACGGATCCAGTCCATGGCCTCAAACAGGGGTTCCGCGGCCATCACCATGCCCGCCCCACCCCCGTAAGGGGTGTCATCCACGGTACGGTGTTTATTCCGGGAAAAATCCCTGATGTTGATCAGGTTGATCTCTACAAGTCCCTTCTCCCGGGCCCTTTTAATAATGCTGGCGTCGAAGGGGCCGGTAAACATTTCCGGGAAAAGGGTTAATATATCTACCACCATTTTTGGTTCACCCACTAGTCCCGCAGGCCCGGAGGAAGGTCCACCACCATGCGTTTCCGGTCCAGGTCGATATTGCGGACCACGCTTTTCAATGCCGGTATCAGCAGGGGGCGTTTGCCCTCCTCCTGCACCACATATACATCATTGGCACCGGTGGTTAATACATCGGTAACTTTTCCCAACCACTCACCACCCAGGGTATATACATCCAGGCCGATAATCTCAAAGATGTAGTACGTGTCTTCGGGAAGGGCAACCAGCTGTTCCGTGGTTACCTGCAGGAAGGCCCCTTTCAGAGCCAGGGCCGCATTCATGTCCGGCACTTCCCTGAATTTAAGGATAATAAAGCCCTTGTGGCGCCTGGTTTTCTCAATGTGATAGATTTTTCTTTCCCCGTTGTGGTAGATTAACACCTCGTCCATACGGTCAAAGCGCTCGGGGAAATCGGTGAGGGGAAGGACCCGCACTTCCCCGCGGTGACCCTGGGTGGTGACGATCTTGCCGATGTTAATGTAATCAACCATCGAGGGCATTCCCTCCGGTTGGCCGGATCTCCATGACCACACCATCCTCCAGGATGACTTCCATACCGGCAACCTCCTGCCAGTTGTCCCCGACTTTCAATTCCACCAAACTTTGAAGCTGCCCGTGGACTACCTCTTCCCCGGGAGCCAGCCGGGCTACTTCCTTTAGTTTATCCAGGAGCTTTTGCCGGGCCTCCAGCCGGCGGGCGCGCTCCTGTTCAATTTGCTGCCGGGCGGCAGGTACACCCTGGGGATTTTTCTTTTCCAGCTCGGCCACCACGCGCCGGGCCTGGAATTCCAGGTGCTGCATCT
Coding sequences within it:
- a CDS encoding ribonuclease HII, producing MDSLENWYRYEEELLYQGYSLVAGVDEAGRGPLAGPVVAAAVILPGRVFLPGLNDSKKISPERREDLAHRIKQVALDWAIGISTVNEIELLNIHFASLLAMRRAVQGLSVVPQFLLVDGRFPLNLSLPQRALVGGDASSASIAAASILAKVTRDQLMQVCHHLYPQYGFDRHKGYPTSAHRQALARWGPCPLHRAGFRGVR
- a CDS encoding NADH-quinone oxidoreductase subunit A — translated: MLSEWTGVLLFLIGGLLVGGGAIVTSYLIHPRRYQGQKYEPYECGVDTIGPTWVQFKTSYFLYALLFVIFDVETIYLYPWAVKFQSLGLFAFIEMIIFLFILIVGLWYAWKEGALEWK
- the rplS gene encoding 50S ribosomal protein L19 yields the protein MNLIQSLEQEQMKTDIPDFRPGDTVRVHVKVVEGNRERIQVFEGVVIRRRGGGLSETFTVRRVSYGVGVERTFPLHSPRIERIEVVRRGHVRRARLYYLRQLRGKAARIRDRR
- a CDS encoding YlqD family protein, with amino-acid sequence MHKLTIICPVLVKVRVTEGYKQKLSTDIQQAIRQIDVQMQHLEFQARRVVAELEKKNPQGVPAARQQIEQERARRLEARQKLLDKLKEVARLAPGEEVVHGQLQSLVELKVGDNWQEVAGMEVILEDGVVMEIRPTGGNALDG
- the trmD gene encoding tRNA (guanosine(37)-N1)-methyltransferase TrmD, translated to MVVDILTLFPEMFTGPFDASIIKRAREKGLVEINLINIRDFSRNKHRTVDDTPYGGGAGMVMAAEPLFEAMDWIRARRGEPGRVILLCPAGRPFNQEVAAELAREKHLVLICGHYEGIDERVAEHLVTDEISIGDYVLTGGELPAMVVVDAVCRLIPGVLGERASAQEESFADGLLEYPHYTRPREYRGYRVPEVLLSGHHEKIRLWRRRQSLLRTLASRPDLLARASLTGEDRKILASVLEEIKSLI
- the rimM gene encoding ribosome maturation factor RimM (Essential for efficient processing of 16S rRNA); translated protein: MVDYINIGKIVTTQGHRGEVRVLPLTDFPERFDRMDEVLIYHNGERKIYHIEKTRRHKGFIILKFREVPDMNAALALKGAFLQVTTEQLVALPEDTYYIFEIIGLDVYTLGGEWLGKVTDVLTTGANDVYVVQEEGKRPLLIPALKSVVRNIDLDRKRMVVDLPPGLRD
- the ylqF gene encoding ribosome biogenesis GTPase YlqF translates to MSIQWYPGHMARARRLVQENLKLVDVVIELLDARIPASSRNPLIGKIVGGKPHLVVLNKEDLADPHLTRLWLDWFRGRGLPALAVDSTRRKGVAEVPMLVRRLVEDKMASLAARGRRPPNPRCMVVGIPNVGKSFFINALAGSRVTRTGNRPGVTRGQQWVRLAREVELLDTPGVLWPKFDDPRVGLKLAATGAIKEEVFDVEEVAAWLAEWLLQSFPASLKERYRLEELPAQGHRVVELIGARRGLVGPGGVVDSYRAAVHLLKEFREGRLGRFTLDVPPE
- the lepB gene encoding signal peptidase I; its protein translation is MEEVERETNLAETARQPEGKKSTFGEILESVVVAVLLAAVIRLFILAPFYIPSGSMEPTLQIGDRIIVSKLAYRFGEPRRGDIVVFKYPLDPSRDFVKRLIGLPGETVALRNNRLYINGRLVTEDYLPQDIHFADFGPVQVPPGYYLMLGDNRNNSDDSRVWGPLPRQNIVGKAILVYWPLERIGLLH